From the Drosophila subpulchrella strain 33 F10 #4 breed RU33 unplaced genomic scaffold, RU_Dsub_v1.1 Primary Assembly Seq379, whole genome shotgun sequence genome, the window TTGATCAGAAAgctgtttttttattaatctgacgatagtcaattactaacctccactttttttttgtcagaatttggaagtgacttttttggtactaacaAGAGTGGGCTGTTATAAGCAGATACTGATGGCTCAACTATTTTGTCATTAATTAGTTTTTGTACTTGTGCTTGAATTTCATCTTTTCGGCTATGAGGACCTCTATAGTTTTTTATGTATACTGATTCATCATCCTTCAATATCAATTTTTACttgtataaattatttgtggcTATCGATTCGGTGTCTAGTCCGAATACATAGCTATATTGGTTTTTCTGGTTCCGGTAATGTTTTTGatcaataattttaatatttttgaccagttcgttttatttgttgtttCCCTGTTTTCATGCACTAATATTTTTGGCTCGTTAAAAGATTCGACAAGTATTTTTGCATGTTTGTTTATTGTCCCAGTTTGAATTACCCTATTCTGGCCTACATATTGTAAgaattttcaaatgtttcttttatttctgtgATTTGTTTAGCTAATTGCTCCCATTCCATGCCAAGcttttaaggtttttatacccttgcagagggtatattgatttcagtcagaagtttgcaacgcagtgaaggagacgtttccgaccccatattttcttgatcagcatgactagacgagtcgatctagccatgtccgtctgtccgtccttTTCTACGCAAAtaagtctctcagttttaaagctatcgtgctgaaactttcccaaaaatcttatatcttttgcaggtagtatataagtcggaaccagccggatcggacaactatatcttatagatCCCATAGGgataatcggaaaaaatttaacaattctatttttggtgttttttagaaaataatctaagcttggaaataacattttttaattagttttgaatttcgaactaaattttatcgaaatcggaagactatattatatagctgccataggaacgatcggaaaattggtggaaaaataatatgaaacaaattatagcttcggtgtttttcaacatataacctcctacgcttggaaataacattttcttattagttctgaatttagaatttaattctatcaaaatcggatgactatatcatatagctgccataggaacgatcggaaaattggtgggaaaataatatgaaacatgtTACGAACTGCTTTTTTCGGTGGCAGTGCCGCTAGCTCAGTCTTTTCTCAGGGCAGAGTACCCCTAATGCCACAGCTCGCAACATAAAATCGATAACTTCACGGTCTCACATTACTAAACTATCGGTCATCACTAAGACCATAACGTAAACAAAGcaaaaatttacaaatattGACGGGAAAATGGATTACATTTGGTGGCTATCGATGTCCTAGCCAAGCGCTCCCACCCAACCATGGGTGCCCTAGAGGTGCTGCAGGGCACCACCCATACTCAGTCGGCAGGAGCCCCCTCCTCGCGACTACAGCGGTTCCATCTCCCCCACTGGGAAAGTTTACTCACACATTGTGGGGATTACAAAGGTTTAATAAATATCGTAAGTACAATCGTTTATATACATGCTCCTCTTAACAGATCTATCCTTCCTCAGCCTTTAAGACCGAAACCTGGCCGCCGTCTTCAACATTTACGCGGTCAAAGCAGAggatttttgttttgctggaAAAGGGTACAGGCGCCGCGGAAACTATGCTCTACCAGTCATGTATTGGTAGAGCTCGCATGGAAACGCGGCCCTCAAAGGAACATACGCGATGCGCGTGTGTGTGGTCACCTAATCCTGAGGAGCTCCAAGGGAAAAGAAGGGACAGGCCAAAAAGGTACGTAACTGCACTGTAAGCTATACCATTAAAAACTAATGCTCGCGACCTTCTAAATTTTAGGCAAACAACGAGGACAAATAAGGCTCTCGGGACTAACTCCGGATAAATTCACAAACAGGGAAGTAgatatcaatatatatataatcaagGTACAcgtgtatttaatttttctaaatttcAGCCACTATTGGGCCGGGCCTGGAGGCAATGACAGCCCGGGCGGAAGGCTTCTCGCCGGAGGCCAGCAGTGATCCGGATCTCCACACGGGAAAACGGCGCTCTCCGGTGAGTTATGCAATGGCAGTCCGAGATTCGGCTGCCAGACAAATGGCGATCCTTCTCAGCGCCGCAATGCGACCGCTGGAAGTTCCCGAGAGGAGGATGACGCGGTACGCCGGAACGGACTCACCGGGAAATGTGGACGTCGTCGTCGACTGGGAAAGGCTCCTCTTGCTGGTCGCTGATACGGGTCGAACGGACACCGTTTGCTGGGCAGCCAAGTCGGACTCGCAGGTATGGCGAAGTCGTGCAGGTGTCAGCAGATCTCCAATAAATATTCCGGGGCCCTTTGTATTGGGACCCCGGTTATCAATTTAAGCACAAAGACAATTTATACTGTCACTCCTAGCTGCATCTGCCTTGATTGTTGGACAGTATGGCCGCGACTATCACGATATCTGCTGATCATCGCCCCCCGCCATATTACATGGCCTCTCTCAGCATTGGGTCATTGGATACATGGGCCGTTTGAAGTAATCCCAGAGCGAACCGGGATTAATCTTCAAATGGCCAGATCGCCCGCCAGACTCATCCCGCTGCTGCAGCTATCGACCTAACCTATCGATAACGTCGCTCCCACTCGACTCCAATtgcaacaaacaaattatagcttcggtgttttttgacatattatatTTTACTATTAtggggaatatcatttttttgtgtttttaaatttaataattatagctgcaagggtatccaagcttcggcttgccgaagctaacttcctttcttgtttcgtTTTTATCAATATTTCTTgtgcataatttatttcacaaTAATATTTACTAGCAATGGGTGCTAGTCTACTTTTGAGAATACTTTACAATTTTGTAGACAAGTTTAAGTGGGGAAAATACTAAGCCGAAcctttttatatattcaatttCAAAATCATAAATTAACAGGGGCTTTGCTATGTTTCTTGTTACGAACTGCCTTTTTCGGTGGCTAGCTCAGTCTTTTCTCAGGGCAGAGTACCCCTAGTGCCACAGCTCGCAACATAAATATCGATAACTTCACGGTCTCACATTACTAAACTATCGGTCATCACTAATGacaaaaacgtaaacaaaccaaaaaaaactacaaatattgaCGGAAAAATGGATTACATTTGGTGGCTATCGCTGACCTAGCCAAGCGATCCCACCCAACCATGGGTGCCCTCGAGGTGCTGCAGGGCACCGCCCATTCTCTGTCGGCAGGAGCCCCCTCCTCGCGACTACGGCGGTTCCATCTCCCCCACTGGGAAAATTTACTCACACATTGTGTGTATTACAAAGGTTTAATAAATATCGTAAGTACAATCGTTTATATACATGCTCCTCTTAACAGATCTATCCTTCCTCAGCCTTTAAAACCGAGACCTGGCCGCCGTCTTCAATATTTACGCGGTCAAAGCAGAGGATTGGATTTGCTGGAAAAGGGTACAGGCGCCGCGGAAACTATGCTCTACCAGTCATGTATTGGTAGAGCTCGCATGGAAACGCGGCCCTCAAAGGAACATACGCGATGCGTATGTGTATGGGTCACCTAATCCTGAGGAGCTCCAAGGGAAAAGAAGGGACAGGCCAAAAAGGTACGTAACTGCACTGTAAGCTATACCATTTAAAACTAATGCTCGCGGCCTTTTAAATTTTAGGCAAACAACGAGGACAAATAAGGCTCTCGGGACTAACTCCGGATAAATTCACAAACAGGGAAGTAGATACCAATACATATAATCAAGGTTCAcgtgtatttaatttttctaaatttcAGCCACTATTGGGCCGGGCCTGGAGGCAATGATAGCCCGGGCGGAAGACTTTTCGCCGGAGGCCAACAGCGATACGGATCTCCACACAGGAAAACGGCGCTCTCCGGTAAGTTATGCAATGGCAGCACGGGATTCGGCTGCCAGATGGCGATACTTCTCAGCGCCGCGATGCGACCGCTGGAAGTTCCCGAGATGAGGAGGACGCGGCAAACCGGAACGGACTCACCGGGAAATTCTTGATGTCGTCGGCGTCGACTGTGAAAGGCTTTCCTGGCTGCTCGTTGATACGGGTCGAACGGACACCGTTTGCTGGGCAGCCAAGTCGGACTGGCAGGTATGGTGAAGTCGCGCATATGTCAGCAGAACTCCAAATAAATATTCCGGGGCCCTTTGTATTGGGACCCCGGCTGCCTTCATAAATGATAAATATTAAGTACTGAACCACTATATGACTTTAACTTCACTcactatttaattttaagcacAAAGAAAAATTTGTAGTATCACGCTGCTAGCTGCGTCTACCTGGATGAACAGTATGGCCGCGACTATCTCGACATCTGCTGATCATCGTTCATACCCCCCGCCATATTACATGGGCTATCTCAAAATTGGGTCATTGGAAGTAATCCAATCCATGGTCCATTTAAAGTAATCCCAGAGCGAACCGGGATTAATCTTCAAATGGCCAGATCGCCCGCCAGACTCATCCCGCTGCTGCAACTATCGCCCTATCGACCTAACCTATCGATAAAGTCCCTCCCATCTGACTCCAACTGCAACATCAACCAAAGATATCGAGAGGCTCTGCCCGGAGTTTCAGCAGAACGATGAAATAATTGGTAGCTTTGGAGATGCGATGGGATTCAACACGGCACTGATATCATCCTGCAGTTCGATCGGCGCCTAACGCGGGGCCCACGCATGACGGGAAGTATTGCAGATGTGATCGCGATGCTCGTATACTTTGTTTTGTCCTTTCAGATCACAACCGGATGTCTTTGGCGTGATACACTCCCAGACTGCGGCCTTGGAGGTCCTCCAGCAAGTATGCATTGCTGCCGACGGATTTGACCACCCTGGTTTTAAGGAACTTGCGGGCAAATTTGGCGTTAAAAGATTTGCTGAAATCACTCAGCACGAAGTTGCGGCTTCTTGGCCTGGCTTGGCGAGCAGCGTACGGGCTCGCTTATCGTAGCGCTGCCGGCTCATC encodes:
- the LOC119561853 gene encoding uncharacterized protein LOC119561853, whose product is MTARAEGFSPEASSDPDLHTGKRRSPVSYAMAVRDSAARQMAILLSAAMRPLEVPERRMTRYAGTDSPGNVDVVVDWERLLLLVADTGRTDTVCWAAKSDSQLHLP